The following proteins come from a genomic window of Nostoc sp. TCL26-01:
- a CDS encoding CHASE2 domain-containing protein — translation MTNDYSQSHYKYQPGGSLPPNAPTYIVRAADGELYDALLAGEYCYVLNSRQMGKSSLRIQTMFKLQAQGIACAEIELSGIGSQQITAQQWYGGIIQELISGFALQVNRRNWLREHNDLSPVQCLKEFIDTVLLTQIQQNIVIFIDEIDSVLSLNFSTDEFFALIRNCYTKRATKSAYQRLTFVLLGVATPGDLIQDEFATPFNIGRAIELKGFQVQESQALIPGIVDKVNHAEAVLKEVIYWTGGQPFLTQKLCWLIAQAVEVQTPASVRKLVWEKIILNWEAQDQPEHLRTIRDRILRKTSSRDSLLQIYQQILQRGKIPARNIPEHLELRLSGLVSLQQGNLVVKNPIYQAVFDHNWVKQALRFVLSSPPPLSLKTVVLASVFIMGCVLGIRTLGFLQAWELQAYDQLIQLKPPEAQDKRLLLVTITAADVQSQPINERGAASLSERSLSQLLARLASFQPRAIGLDIYRETPVSKTNQDLAKRMKNSDRFFVICKYGKPGVAPPPEVTGDHQGFNNVLIDTDDVLRRQLLAVSNASPCQSQYSFSWQLAKRYLTDQGLNSSVTSDNYLQLGQKVFKTLETNTSAYQNINASGHQILLNYRTATSIAQTVTLQEVLSQQFNPNLAKNRIVLIGTTDPSFNDHRWRTPQGSLSGLEIQAHMVSQILSAVLNNRPLIWWLSQPGEFLWIGVWSLIGGLVVWRWRSSVGIWLGMGMTIMVLYGSCAIILFLMGGWLPLVPAILGVILTGGGLVVYLAIRFS, via the coding sequence AGCAGGTGAATATTGCTATGTGCTGAATTCTCGACAGATGGGGAAATCATCTTTGAGAATACAAACAATGTTCAAATTACAGGCGCAAGGAATTGCTTGTGCAGAAATTGAATTGAGTGGCATTGGTAGTCAACAAATTACAGCCCAGCAGTGGTATGGTGGGATTATTCAAGAATTAATTAGTGGATTTGCACTGCAAGTAAATCGGCGCAACTGGTTACGCGAACATAATGATTTATCTCCAGTGCAGTGTTTAAAGGAATTTATTGACACCGTTTTACTGACACAAATTCAACAAAATATTGTAATTTTTATTGATGAAATAGATAGTGTTCTGAGTTTAAACTTTTCCACAGATGAGTTTTTTGCGCTAATTCGGAATTGTTATACTAAACGAGCAACTAAATCAGCATATCAAAGACTGACTTTTGTGCTGTTGGGAGTAGCCACACCAGGAGATTTAATTCAAGATGAATTTGCTACACCTTTTAATATTGGTAGAGCAATTGAGTTAAAAGGGTTTCAAGTTCAGGAAAGTCAAGCCCTAATTCCAGGAATTGTAGATAAAGTTAATCATGCTGAAGCAGTATTAAAAGAAGTTATTTATTGGACTGGTGGACAACCATTCCTGACGCAAAAATTGTGTTGGTTAATAGCGCAAGCTGTAGAGGTACAAACACCAGCATCTGTCCGCAAATTAGTATGGGAAAAAATTATTTTAAATTGGGAGGCTCAAGACCAACCAGAACATCTGCGAACAATCCGCGATCGCATCCTCCGCAAAACTAGTTCTAGAGATAGTTTACTGCAAATATACCAGCAAATTTTGCAACGGGGCAAAATCCCGGCGAGAAATATTCCCGAACATCTAGAATTACGCTTGTCTGGCTTGGTAAGTCTCCAACAGGGTAACTTAGTTGTCAAAAATCCCATTTATCAAGCTGTTTTTGATCACAATTGGGTAAAACAAGCACTCCGGTTTGTTCTCTCTTCCCCGCCGCCTCTCTCACTCAAAACAGTGGTTTTAGCCAGTGTTTTCATCATGGGTTGTGTGTTGGGAATACGTACACTCGGTTTTTTGCAGGCTTGGGAGTTGCAAGCTTATGACCAATTAATCCAGTTAAAACCACCGGAAGCACAAGACAAAAGACTATTACTTGTCACCATAACCGCAGCAGATGTCCAATCTCAACCCATCAACGAACGTGGTGCAGCTTCCCTATCAGAACGCTCACTCAGCCAATTGTTAGCTAGATTAGCATCTTTCCAACCCCGTGCTATCGGCTTGGATATTTATCGAGAAACGCCTGTCAGCAAAACTAACCAAGACTTAGCCAAGAGGATGAAAAATAGCGATCGCTTTTTTGTCATCTGCAAATATGGTAAACCAGGAGTAGCACCACCACCAGAAGTAACAGGCGATCATCAGGGATTTAATAATGTTTTAATAGATACCGATGATGTGTTACGTCGTCAGTTGTTAGCGGTGAGTAATGCTAGTCCTTGTCAAAGTCAATATAGTTTTAGTTGGCAATTGGCTAAACGTTATTTAACTGATCAAGGTCTAAACAGCAGTGTAACTTCAGATAATTACCTCCAACTCGGTCAAAAAGTATTTAAAACCTTAGAAACCAACACATCTGCATACCAAAACATTAACGCCAGTGGTCATCAAATATTACTCAACTACCGGACTGCAACATCCATTGCCCAAACAGTCACTCTCCAAGAAGTACTCAGTCAGCAATTTAATCCCAATTTAGCTAAAAATCGCATCGTTCTCATTGGTACGACAGATCCTAGTTTTAATGATCACCGTTGGCGCACTCCCCAAGGTAGTTTATCTGGCTTAGAAATTCAGGCGCATATGGTTAGTCAAATCCTCAGTGCTGTCTTGAATAATCGCCCTTTAATCTGGTGGTTATCACAACCTGGGGAATTCCTATGGATAGGGGTTTGGTCATTAATCGGAGGTTTAGTCGTTTGGCGCTGGCGTTCATCGGTAGGCATTTGGTTGGGGATGGGAATGACAATTATGGTTTTATATGGTAGTTGTGCGATTATTTTGTTCCTTATGGGTGGTTGGTTACCTTTGGTTCCAGCAATTTTAGGTGTGATCCTTACTGGTGGTGGATTGGTAGTTTATCTAGCAATACGGTTCAGTTAA
- a CDS encoding GNAT family N-acetyltransferase — MAAQIKMTSLPSRNLGVVIRPVQHRDLDGIERISQESFAALTPKGASDVANHMQWLHRWYGLLKFLSWFPNPLQYRFCAYVAEQGRMLLGMIQISPFNRTRSTWRVEKVILDRAADKQGIGSQLLRHCFEGILEARTWLLEVNINDIEALALYRQNGFQRLAEITYWEIEPELLQELAQAEPDLPNLLPVSNADAQLLYQLDTASMPPLVRQVFDRNIRDFKTSLFGALSDAVKQWMTKVEVVSGYVFEPQRKAAIGYFQVQLDRKGETPHVATLTVHPAYTWLYPELLSQLARIAQDFPQQGLQLASSDYQPEREEYLERIGAKRIEHTLIMSRSVWHKLRESKFVSLEGIQWTDVLQGLQPARKPIPGGMSWVHTRQPSSADIPVPSQSDPMTFGGKNSKVEPSSQPDLSDGQPEKGVRE, encoded by the coding sequence ATGGCAGCTCAAATCAAAATGACCTCATTACCTTCTCGCAATCTTGGCGTTGTCATCCGGCCAGTCCAACACCGGGATTTGGACGGAATTGAACGCATTTCTCAAGAATCATTCGCCGCCCTCACACCCAAGGGAGCTAGTGATGTTGCTAACCATATGCAATGGTTACATCGCTGGTACGGTTTACTCAAATTTTTGAGTTGGTTTCCCAACCCGCTACAGTATCGTTTCTGTGCTTACGTAGCTGAACAGGGGCGGATGCTCTTAGGAATGATTCAAATTTCGCCATTTAATCGGACACGCAGCACTTGGCGAGTCGAGAAGGTAATTTTGGATCGAGCTGCTGACAAGCAAGGCATTGGTTCACAACTGCTACGCCACTGTTTTGAAGGGATTTTAGAAGCTCGTACTTGGTTATTAGAAGTAAATATCAACGATATAGAAGCCCTAGCACTGTATCGACAAAATGGATTTCAGCGTTTAGCAGAAATTACCTACTGGGAAATTGAACCAGAACTACTGCAAGAATTAGCACAAGCAGAACCAGATTTACCCAATCTGCTACCAGTAAGTAATGCTGATGCTCAACTTTTGTATCAATTAGATACAGCATCCATGCCGCCATTGGTACGTCAAGTATTTGATCGCAATATCCGCGACTTCAAAACCAGTTTATTTGGCGCGTTGAGTGATGCGGTTAAACAATGGATGACGAAAGTTGAAGTAGTCAGTGGTTATGTATTTGAACCACAACGCAAAGCAGCAATTGGTTATTTTCAAGTACAACTCGATCGCAAAGGGGAAACTCCCCACGTTGCTACATTGACAGTCCACCCTGCTTACACTTGGTTATACCCAGAATTACTCTCTCAACTAGCACGCATCGCTCAAGACTTTCCTCAGCAAGGCTTACAATTAGCCTCCTCTGACTACCAACCAGAACGAGAAGAATATTTAGAGCGTATCGGTGCTAAACGCATCGAACATACACTAATTATGTCTCGCTCAGTCTGGCACAAACTGCGGGAGTCAAAATTTGTCTCCTTAGAAGGAATTCAATGGACTGATGTGCTGCAAGGTTTACAACCCGCCCGTAAACCCATACCAGGGGGAATGTCATGGGTACACACCAGACAGCCATCATCTGCTGATATTCCTGTACCCAGTCAATCAGATCCCATGACCTTTGGCGGTAAAAACAGCAAAGTAGAACCGTCTTCTCAACCTGATTTGAGTGATGGACAGCCAGAGAAGGGAGTGAGAGAGTGA
- the ruvX gene encoding Holliday junction resolvase RuvX, giving the protein MTNYISALGLDLGRKRIGVAGCDRTGLIATGITTIERTSFERDVAQIRTIVNERQVEILVIGLPYSMDGSIGFQARHVQKLATRLAKALAIPMEYVDERLTSFQAEQMLIAENRSPSRHKGLIDRKAAALILQQWLDTRRSQAHSSVEALEY; this is encoded by the coding sequence ATGACTAATTACATCTCAGCTTTGGGTTTGGATTTGGGGCGCAAGCGGATTGGTGTAGCTGGTTGCGATCGCACTGGGTTGATTGCTACTGGGATCACGACAATTGAACGTACATCATTTGAACGAGACGTAGCACAAATCCGCACCATAGTCAATGAACGTCAAGTAGAAATTTTGGTGATTGGTTTACCCTATTCAATGGATGGTTCTATCGGCTTTCAAGCTCGCCATGTGCAAAAATTAGCGACAAGGCTGGCTAAAGCATTGGCAATACCTATGGAATATGTTGATGAGCGACTGACTTCTTTTCAAGCAGAGCAAATGCTGATAGCGGAAAATCGCTCGCCATCACGCCATAAGGGCTTAATTGATCGCAAAGCAGCTGCACTAATTTTGCAGCAGTGGCTGGATACTAGACGCTCTCAAGCTCACAGTTCAGTTGAGGCATTAGAGTATTGA